A genomic segment from Chitinophaga flava encodes:
- a CDS encoding RagB/SusD family nutrient uptake outer membrane protein translates to MKQTLYITGCLLLTLAFFSCSNVLEKENLNSVDKEAIWTDPNLVRLFLNNIYANRPGFDNANPPIVDNICDETRIGASTGNPFNILAGVWTPSSGYFDYWAYDDVRKANEFIEGLQQKSTISEDLKKQYLGEAKFLRAITYFDMVKRYGGVPIITAPQKLTDDLAVKRNTVDECYQFIVKECEEAAALLPEKGKTASGRATKGAAMALKARALLFYASQLYNTTNDKTRWEAAAKAAQDVIDLKAYSLYPDVRRIMLDKSNQEVIFEVQYSKPDKEHGWDAQAKPLSIANGIGPKRCPLQELVDAFPMANGKSIFQAGSGYDPNDPYTGRDKRFYATIVYNGSEYCGRTQYTHIKDSLNGLGFSFCTTTGYYQRKGVDETNKGYSSGKGSDQNWIEIRYAEILLSYAEARNEASGPDNSVLGALNELRARAGINVPLGTDIQQDSMRTLIRNERYVELCYEMKRYWDLRRWKIAERPDVLNGRRYTGMKITPVGNGWKYERIVVDPKNSVFTPNMYYMPIPFNELLKNGNLTQNSGW, encoded by the coding sequence ATGAAACAGACGCTTTATATAACAGGATGCCTGCTGCTGACACTGGCATTTTTCTCCTGCTCCAATGTGCTGGAAAAAGAGAACCTCAACAGTGTAGACAAAGAAGCCATCTGGACCGATCCTAATCTGGTAAGGCTTTTCCTGAATAATATCTATGCCAACAGGCCGGGCTTTGATAATGCCAACCCGCCTATTGTAGATAATATCTGTGATGAAACCAGGATAGGCGCCAGTACCGGCAATCCATTTAATATCCTGGCCGGTGTATGGACACCTTCCTCCGGCTATTTTGATTACTGGGCTTATGATGATGTACGCAAAGCCAATGAGTTCATAGAAGGATTACAACAGAAATCCACTATCAGTGAAGACCTGAAGAAACAGTATCTGGGAGAAGCCAAATTTCTGCGGGCTATCACTTATTTCGACATGGTAAAACGATATGGCGGTGTACCGATTATTACTGCTCCGCAGAAGTTGACCGATGATCTGGCTGTCAAAAGAAATACAGTAGATGAATGTTATCAGTTTATTGTAAAGGAGTGTGAAGAGGCCGCTGCATTGTTGCCGGAAAAGGGAAAGACCGCCAGCGGTCGTGCTACCAAAGGCGCTGCCATGGCTCTGAAAGCCCGTGCTTTGTTATTCTACGCCAGTCAGCTTTATAATACCACCAATGATAAAACCAGGTGGGAAGCTGCGGCTAAGGCGGCACAGGATGTAATAGACCTGAAAGCCTATTCGTTGTATCCTGATGTGCGCCGGATCATGCTGGACAAAAGCAACCAGGAAGTAATCTTTGAAGTACAGTACAGCAAACCCGATAAGGAACATGGCTGGGATGCGCAGGCCAAACCGCTGTCTATTGCCAATGGTATAGGTCCTAAACGTTGCCCTTTGCAGGAGCTCGTAGATGCGTTCCCGATGGCCAATGGTAAAAGTATTTTTCAGGCGGGTTCCGGTTATGATCCCAACGATCCCTATACCGGCAGAGATAAAAGATTTTATGCCACCATTGTGTATAACGGCTCCGAATATTGCGGCAGAACGCAGTATACACATATCAAAGACAGTCTGAATGGTCTGGGCTTTAGTTTCTGTACTACCACCGGTTATTATCAGCGTAAAGGAGTGGATGAAACCAACAAGGGGTACAGCTCCGGAAAAGGCAGCGACCAGAACTGGATTGAAATAAGGTATGCAGAGATATTACTTAGTTATGCAGAAGCAAGGAATGAAGCTTCCGGGCCTGATAACTCCGTACTGGGTGCGCTTAACGAACTACGTGCCCGTGCCGGTATTAATGTTCCGCTGGGAACTGACATACAGCAGGATTCCATGCGTACCCTGATCCGTAATGAAAGATATGTGGAGCTGTGTTATGAAATGAAACGTTATTGGGACCTGCGCCGTTGGAAGATTGCAGAGAGGCCCGATGTGCTGAATGGTCGTCGTTATACCGGCATGAAGATCACGCCGGTAGGCAATGGCTGGAAATACGAACGTATTGTAGTAGATCCTAAAAACAGTGTATTTACGCCCAATATGTACTATATGCCGATACCGTTCAATGAACTGTTAAAGAATGGTAACCTCACCCAGAATTCGGGCTGGTAA
- a CDS encoding SusC/RagA family TonB-linked outer membrane protein, which yields MKITISQLFLSLVLTGVTYAGSTKGQSVLDKTVNLSAQSSSLEDMLTALEHIVPVKFVYSRNIVPASKQVTIEGRQWKLASLLNKMLTPEGIGYEMSNGMIVLSRLKPGEALPGSMPATSPPGPEPLTAVPPGHIIKGTVTDAKGEGLPGVAVILKGSTKGVLTDPTGHYQLEIADNTGTLVFKLIGYITQEVPVAAANNVHIKMELAATDMNEVVVVGYGTQKKTSITGAVATVNTKELKQAPTSNLSNALVGLMPGLIAQNTSGKPGAGSSISIRGKSTWGNNDALIVVDGVVRPFDQLDPNEVESVTILKDAAAAAVYGARAANGVVLVTTRRGHTGKPKFNYSGYAGIQQPTRYPKLMSAYEYAQTNNAARINAGQDPSKPQFAPLFYTADQMADFQSGKVGTDWYAASFRKTSLQTQHNLTIDGGSENIKYFFSGGYLSQDGMYNNISYNRYSFRSNVDARINKTLTITVDIDGRIGKNRSPEFTDATIFGHVIRQKPVFNAYNPDGTPKNTTGEHPVEEINSKGYMRNDLSTFFGTISFKQDLNVITKGLNITGRYNYNKNNNFRKEFDVPYTMYDLDANGKVISTKTVGKNLTKTELSQAMEQNSGSTVNLALNYARSFGRHNLSGLLLYEQFTSVADTFNAYRTNYPSILVDQLGAGGAIDRNNDGYAAETGRRSYVGRVSYDYDARYLLEASFRYDGSANFPKGRRYGLFPAVSAGWRISEENFFKNSNALRFVDNLKLRASYGVLGNDRVPNFQYNDYYTFDKPAVFDGKVDQSVIYGPYPNLNITWEKAKTTDIGLEALLFKGKLGFEADYFYKRTSDILRPRTASVPGTFGRQLPDENYAVVDNTGFEVSVNHRGTIGKLNYFIKANGSYAHNTVIVLDEGDNTPFYRKRKGKPIDYIYGLRSDGLFQSAKEVYNSPVQYAKNTAQPGDIKYLDLNGDGIVDDYDMTVLSYDGTTPKVILGLYISADWKGFDLGMLFQGAFKSNMMLSGTGRNMFDNGGNSNSFAYLLDYWTPDNPGAAYPRAYLDRNSNNDRDSDFWLKKTGYVRLKSFELGYTIPKQLLRGIERLRIYASGLNVFTIDQFKLFDPESTAGKGNYYPQQKNYNIGVNLTF from the coding sequence ATGAAAATAACTATAAGCCAACTGTTTCTTTCACTTGTATTGACGGGAGTGACCTATGCCGGCAGCACGAAAGGACAATCGGTACTGGACAAAACCGTGAACCTGTCTGCCCAAAGCAGTAGCCTGGAAGATATGCTGACAGCACTCGAACATATTGTGCCGGTGAAATTTGTATACAGCCGCAATATCGTGCCCGCCAGCAAACAGGTGACTATAGAAGGGCGCCAGTGGAAGCTGGCATCGTTGCTTAATAAAATGCTGACACCGGAAGGTATCGGTTATGAAATGTCCAACGGGATGATCGTGTTGTCCAGGCTAAAACCGGGTGAGGCACTACCGGGAAGTATGCCGGCCACCTCGCCACCAGGACCAGAACCCCTGACAGCAGTGCCGCCGGGCCATATCATAAAAGGTACCGTCACCGATGCCAAAGGAGAAGGTTTACCCGGCGTAGCCGTGATCCTGAAAGGCAGTACCAAAGGTGTGCTCACCGATCCTACCGGCCACTATCAGCTGGAGATAGCTGATAACACCGGCACCCTGGTGTTTAAACTGATTGGGTATATAACACAGGAAGTGCCGGTAGCAGCGGCGAACAATGTCCACATCAAAATGGAGCTGGCAGCCACCGATATGAATGAGGTCGTAGTAGTAGGTTATGGTACCCAGAAAAAAACAAGTATCACCGGCGCAGTAGCCACTGTAAATACCAAAGAACTGAAACAGGCTCCTACCTCCAACCTGAGCAATGCCCTGGTAGGTCTGATGCCTGGCCTGATTGCACAGAATACCAGCGGTAAGCCCGGTGCAGGTTCCAGCATCTCTATCCGTGGTAAAAGTACCTGGGGTAACAATGATGCGTTGATTGTAGTGGACGGTGTAGTACGGCCTTTTGATCAGCTGGACCCTAACGAAGTGGAAAGTGTGACCATCCTCAAAGATGCCGCTGCAGCCGCCGTATACGGCGCCCGTGCGGCCAACGGAGTTGTATTGGTAACCACCCGCCGCGGACATACCGGTAAACCGAAGTTCAACTACTCCGGTTATGCAGGCATACAACAACCTACCCGCTATCCTAAACTGATGTCGGCTTATGAATACGCGCAAACCAACAATGCCGCCCGTATCAATGCAGGCCAGGATCCCAGCAAACCGCAGTTCGCTCCGCTGTTCTATACAGCAGATCAAATGGCCGACTTCCAGAGCGGTAAAGTAGGTACCGACTGGTATGCCGCCTCTTTCCGCAAAACATCGCTGCAAACACAACACAATCTCACCATCGATGGCGGCTCAGAAAACATCAAATACTTTTTCTCCGGCGGCTACCTGAGCCAGGACGGCATGTATAACAATATTTCGTATAACCGTTACAGTTTCCGCTCCAACGTAGATGCAAGGATCAACAAAACCCTTACCATTACTGTAGACATCGATGGCCGTATCGGTAAAAACCGCAGTCCCGAATTTACTGATGCCACCATCTTCGGGCATGTGATCCGCCAGAAACCTGTTTTCAACGCCTATAACCCCGACGGCACACCGAAAAATACTACCGGTGAACATCCTGTGGAAGAAATCAACAGCAAAGGTTATATGCGCAATGACCTCAGCACTTTCTTCGGTACCATCAGCTTCAAACAAGACCTGAATGTCATCACCAAAGGCCTGAATATTACCGGTAGATACAACTACAACAAAAACAATAATTTCAGAAAAGAATTCGATGTGCCGTACACCATGTACGATCTCGATGCCAACGGTAAAGTGATTTCCACTAAAACAGTAGGTAAGAATCTCACTAAAACAGAGTTGTCACAAGCCATGGAACAAAACAGTGGTTCTACTGTAAACCTGGCACTTAACTATGCACGCAGCTTCGGAAGACATAACCTCAGCGGTTTGTTGCTGTACGAACAATTTACTTCCGTGGCAGATACCTTCAACGCCTACCGTACCAACTATCCCAGCATCCTCGTAGACCAGCTGGGTGCCGGTGGTGCCATCGACCGTAATAACGACGGATATGCCGCCGAAACAGGCCGCAGAAGTTATGTAGGCAGGGTTAGTTATGACTATGATGCGCGTTATCTGCTGGAAGCTTCTTTCCGTTATGATGGCTCAGCCAACTTCCCGAAAGGACGCCGCTATGGCTTGTTTCCCGCGGTATCCGCCGGCTGGCGCATTTCTGAGGAAAACTTCTTTAAAAATTCCAATGCATTACGTTTTGTGGATAACCTGAAGCTGCGCGCTTCTTATGGCGTACTCGGCAACGACAGGGTACCCAACTTCCAGTATAATGACTACTATACTTTCGACAAACCAGCTGTATTCGACGGTAAGGTAGACCAGTCAGTTATCTATGGTCCTTATCCCAATCTCAACATCACCTGGGAAAAAGCAAAGACAACAGATATCGGTCTGGAAGCTTTGCTGTTCAAAGGAAAGCTCGGATTTGAAGCTGACTATTTCTACAAACGTACTTCTGATATCCTGCGTCCGCGCACCGCTTCCGTGCCTGGCACCTTCGGCCGCCAGCTGCCTGATGAAAACTATGCTGTAGTAGATAACACCGGTTTTGAAGTATCCGTGAACCACCGCGGTACCATCGGAAAACTCAATTATTTCATCAAGGCCAATGGCTCTTATGCACACAACACCGTGATTGTGCTGGATGAAGGAGACAATACACCATTCTATAGAAAACGTAAAGGCAAACCTATCGACTACATTTACGGCCTTCGCTCAGATGGTTTGTTCCAGTCGGCCAAAGAGGTATACAACTCGCCGGTGCAATATGCCAAAAACACCGCGCAGCCGGGCGATATCAAATACCTGGACCTCAACGGCGATGGTATTGTGGATGATTACGACATGACCGTTCTTTCCTACGATGGCACCACGCCCAAGGTTATACTGGGCCTGTATATCAGCGCAGACTGGAAAGGCTTCGACCTCGGCATGCTTTTTCAGGGTGCCTTCAAAAGCAACATGATGCTCAGCGGCACCGGCCGCAATATGTTTGATAATGGTGGCAACTCCAACAGCTTCGCTTACCTGCTGGACTACTGGACACCTGATAATCCCGGTGCTGCCTATCCACGTGCTTACCTCGACCGTAATTCCAACAACGACCGTGATTCAGATTTCTGGTTGAAAAAAACAGGGTATGTGCGCCTGAAATCCTTTGAACTGGGTTATACCATTCCGAAACAACTGTTGCGTGGCATAGAACGGTTACGTATATACGCTTCCGGTCTGAACGTATTCACCATCGACCAGTTCAAACTGTTCGATCCGGAATCCACGGCAGGTAAAGGAAACTATTATCCTCAACAAAAGAACTACAACATCGGTGTAAATCTAACCTTCTAA
- a CDS encoding FecR family protein, with protein sequence MIVRVPVNVMKEINIPPPELIRKYLDGQCTDAEALQIQQWYASFEGAADPLQELSAEEQTALGQRMLDQVLQQTGQPSVPGKHLKVLYRVLQAAAVVLVLWGAGYYWFSKDRGTPAGQPPMQAISNTSTNIRQYQLSDGTIVWLKPGARLLYADDFGSKHRRVSMTGEVFFDVATRSSLPFTVEAGELTTRVLGTSFSVKMQGNRTEVTVITGKVAVEDPATEKTTAVLQPAQRITYDGSRIVRDSLSLTTPSIWEGSHLNFDNVEVYTIIQALNERFAVDIAVSDTSLAHYFLKADFTGMHLAAILEMLEKSLDAHYEIKGNSIILEKNQANSRDMKK encoded by the coding sequence ATGATAGTACGTGTACCTGTAAACGTTATGAAAGAAATCAATATTCCACCACCAGAACTGATCCGGAAATACCTGGATGGGCAATGTACCGATGCAGAAGCCTTGCAGATACAGCAATGGTATGCCTCTTTTGAAGGAGCTGCAGATCCGTTGCAGGAGCTGTCGGCGGAAGAGCAGACCGCCCTGGGGCAGCGGATGCTGGACCAGGTTTTGCAGCAAACGGGCCAGCCGTCCGTACCCGGAAAACACCTGAAAGTATTGTACCGTGTACTGCAAGCCGCCGCTGTGGTGCTCGTACTGTGGGGAGCCGGTTACTACTGGTTTTCCAAAGATCGCGGTACTCCTGCTGGTCAACCTCCTATGCAGGCAATTTCCAACACATCCACCAACATCCGGCAGTATCAGTTGTCTGACGGTACCATTGTATGGCTCAAGCCAGGCGCACGTTTGTTGTATGCCGATGATTTTGGCAGCAAACATCGTCGTGTATCCATGACCGGAGAGGTATTCTTCGACGTGGCCACCCGGTCTTCCCTGCCTTTTACAGTGGAAGCTGGAGAGCTGACAACACGCGTGTTGGGCACCAGCTTCAGTGTAAAGATGCAGGGTAATCGTACAGAGGTGACCGTTATTACCGGTAAAGTGGCGGTGGAAGATCCGGCAACAGAAAAAACGACAGCCGTTTTGCAACCGGCACAACGTATTACCTATGATGGCAGCCGTATCGTCAGAGACAGTCTTTCACTGACTACACCCAGTATCTGGGAAGGTAGTCACCTGAACTTTGATAACGTAGAAGTATACACGATTATCCAGGCACTCAACGAAAGATTTGCAGTAGATATCGCTGTCAGTGATACTTCTCTGGCCCATTATTTCCTGAAAGCAGATTTTACAGGTATGCACCTCGCTGCTATACTGGAGATGCTGGAGAAGTCGCTGGATGCCCACTATGAGATCAAAGGAAACAGCATCATACTGGAAAAGAACCAGGCAAATTCCCGTGATATGAAAAAATAA
- a CDS encoding RNA polymerase sigma-70 factor — MERYTDDELLALLREESTAAFVEIYQRYWRGLYTAASRRVKSRELAEEMIQDLFTGLWMNRSLLQVNVSLQAYLYTSIRNQVLNHFEKEDVRKRYREQLKATATEQDHSMEEAINSNDLSGLLARQVARLPSKCREVYLMSRQQHIPNREIAARMQISEKTVESHLTKALKILKGQLKDALVSLFL; from the coding sequence ATGGAGCGATATACAGATGATGAGTTGTTAGCGCTTCTCAGGGAAGAAAGTACTGCTGCTTTTGTAGAGATCTATCAGCGTTATTGGCGGGGGCTTTATACGGCTGCTTCTAGGCGGGTGAAATCCAGAGAGCTGGCGGAAGAGATGATACAGGACCTGTTCACCGGTTTGTGGATGAACCGTTCGCTATTACAGGTTAATGTATCCTTGCAGGCTTATCTGTATACTTCGATCCGCAATCAGGTGCTGAATCATTTTGAAAAAGAAGATGTACGCAAAAGATACCGTGAACAATTGAAAGCCACCGCTACCGAACAAGATCATTCCATGGAAGAAGCTATCAACAGCAACGACCTATCCGGATTGCTCGCCAGACAGGTAGCCAGACTCCCCTCCAAATGCCGGGAAGTATATCTGATGAGCCGGCAACAACATATTCCTAACAGAGAGATTGCTGCACGGATGCAGATCTCTGAGAAAACAGTAGAAAGCCATCTCACAAAGGCTTTGAAGATACTAAAAGGGCAGTTGAAAGATGCCCTTGTAAGCCTTTTTCTGTAA
- a CDS encoding DinB family protein, producing the protein MELLKWSERHFQFGYTPAYIPFFIERLRATAPRLDEMTVLVSEDLMEIREGGKWSVKEHIGHLSDIEILHDSRLEDLQSGHELRPGDPDNKATWAAHYNQYPINEMIYHFRQLRDNFIKRVEHFPVAVLEKKSLHPRLGQELSLADFLYFVAEHDNHHLTFIAALLRPYLP; encoded by the coding sequence ATGGAACTTTTGAAATGGTCTGAACGTCATTTTCAGTTTGGGTATACTCCCGCTTACATTCCTTTTTTTATCGAGCGTCTGCGCGCCACAGCACCCCGGCTGGACGAAATGACCGTACTGGTATCAGAGGACCTGATGGAGATCCGGGAGGGCGGCAAATGGTCTGTGAAAGAACATATCGGGCATCTGTCCGATATAGAAATTCTGCATGACAGCAGACTCGAGGATTTGCAGTCAGGACATGAACTGCGCCCGGGAGATCCTGATAACAAAGCCACCTGGGCCGCCCATTACAATCAGTATCCTATCAATGAAATGATATATCACTTCCGCCAGCTCAGAGATAATTTTATCAAAAGAGTAGAACATTTTCCAGTGGCAGTACTGGAGAAAAAATCCCTGCATCCCCGATTGGGACAGGAACTTTCGCTGGCCGATTTCCTGTACTTTGTTGCAGAGCATGATAATCATCATCTTACTTTTATTGCTGCGTTGTTGCGTCCGTATTTACCGTGA